The Candidatus Tanganyikabacteria bacterium genome contains a region encoding:
- a CDS encoding serine hydroxymethyltransferase — MFEYPHLRAVDPDIAAILDKELDRQRNGIELIASENFTSPAVLEAMGSVLTNKYAEGVPHKRYYGGCDIVDQAEDLANLRARQLFGADHCNSQPHSGAQANVAVYMAFLKPGDTILGMNLSHGGHLTHGSPVNFSGLMYRVVPYGVDAQTERIDYDALARLAAAERPKLIIAGASAYPRILDFPRFAQIAASVGAILMVDMAHVAGLVAAGLHPSPVPHADVVTTTTHKTLRGPRGGLILCKAEHAQRVDKAVFPGCQGGPLMHIIAAKAVSLHEALQPAFKAYQRQVVANSQALAAGLAEAGLRLVSGGTDNHLLLVDTRSVNLTGKEAQHALDEVGITVNKNTIPNDPQSPFVTSGIRIGTPAVTTRGMGIEQMRDLAQAIAGILAKPGDAAARAQAERTVGRLCAEFPLYTAEVAAPRVALAAD, encoded by the coding sequence ATGTTTGAGTATCCCCACCTGCGGGCCGTGGATCCCGACATAGCCGCGATCCTCGACAAGGAACTGGATCGCCAGCGCAACGGCATCGAGCTGATCGCCAGCGAGAATTTCACGTCGCCCGCGGTGCTCGAGGCGATGGGCTCGGTCCTGACCAACAAGTACGCCGAGGGCGTGCCGCACAAGCGCTACTACGGGGGCTGCGACATCGTGGACCAGGCCGAGGACCTGGCCAACCTGCGCGCCCGGCAACTCTTCGGCGCCGACCACTGCAACTCCCAGCCGCACTCGGGCGCGCAGGCCAACGTGGCGGTGTACATGGCGTTCTTGAAGCCCGGCGACACTATTCTGGGCATGAACCTCTCGCACGGCGGCCATCTCACGCACGGCAGTCCGGTCAACTTCAGCGGCCTGATGTACCGGGTGGTGCCGTACGGCGTGGACGCCCAGACCGAGCGCATCGACTACGACGCCCTGGCCAGGCTCGCGGCGGCCGAGAGGCCCAAGCTCATCATCGCTGGGGCCTCGGCGTATCCGCGCATCCTCGATTTCCCGCGCTTCGCCCAGATCGCCGCATCCGTCGGCGCCATCCTGATGGTGGACATGGCGCACGTCGCCGGCCTGGTGGCGGCGGGGCTGCATCCCAGCCCGGTGCCGCACGCAGACGTCGTCACCACCACGACCCACAAGACGCTCCGTGGGCCCCGCGGCGGCCTCATCCTGTGCAAGGCGGAGCACGCCCAGAGGGTGGACAAGGCGGTCTTCCCCGGCTGTCAGGGCGGCCCGTTGATGCACATCATCGCCGCCAAGGCCGTCTCGCTGCATGAAGCGCTGCAGCCCGCTTTCAAGGCCTACCAGCGGCAGGTCGTGGCCAACAGCCAGGCGCTGGCGGCGGGCCTGGCCGAGGCGGGCCTCAGGCTTGTCTCCGGCGGCACAGACAACCATCTGCTGCTGGTGGACACTCGATCCGTGAATCTCACCGGCAAGGAAGCGCAGCACGCCCTCGACGAGGTCGGCATCACGGTCAACAAGAACACCATCCCCAACGATCCCCAGAGCCCGTTCGTGACGAGCGGCATCCGCATCGGCACGCCGGCCGTCACGACCCGCGGAATGGGAATCGAGCAGATGCGGGATCTGGCGCAGGCCATCGCCGGCATCCTCGCGAAGCCTGGCGACGCCGCGGCACGGGCGCAGGCGGAGCGGACGGTGGGGCGCCTGTGCGCCGAGTTCCCCCTGTACACGGCCGAAGTGGCGGCGCCGCGCGTCGCGTTGGCGGCGGATTGA
- a CDS encoding undecaprenyl/decaprenyl-phosphate alpha-N-acetylglucosaminyl 1-phosphate transferase — MITLDSSAFGPYGPLILAFTLLAAWLATDLLIPWVRRAAIRFGTLDPVDARKVHTQPIPRLGGIAIFLGVMLCLALVELATPGQFFPRQGPLGGILAGAALVFLLGVVDDLRPLSARVKLFGQLGAAGLAWLLGCRIEFLSNPQGGLWVLPLTEGLPLLSLAITVIWLVGISNTINLIDGLDGLAAGVSLIGGLTLAIIALETNQPMSAVIALAVVGATIGFLRYNFNPAKIFMGDGGSLFLGFILAAISILGVLKLVTAVTLLLPLLILGVPIFDTAFAIVRRLWNRRPIFSPDRGHLHHRLLSAGLSHRNAVIMIYGFSLLLAGTALVLLHVQGALPMFMAAALFLAWGIASVFLARAHAPVEAAEPAPGPAPAATAEPR; from the coding sequence TTGATCACGCTCGATAGTTCGGCGTTCGGCCCGTACGGGCCGCTCATCCTGGCATTCACGCTGCTGGCCGCCTGGCTGGCGACCGATCTGCTGATTCCATGGGTGCGACGTGCGGCCATCCGCTTCGGGACGCTGGATCCGGTCGACGCGCGCAAGGTGCACACGCAGCCGATTCCCCGCCTGGGCGGCATCGCCATCTTCCTGGGGGTCATGCTGTGCCTGGCGCTGGTCGAACTGGCGACGCCGGGCCAGTTCTTCCCGCGGCAGGGTCCCCTGGGCGGCATCCTGGCCGGCGCCGCCCTGGTGTTCCTGCTGGGCGTCGTCGACGACCTGCGGCCGCTGTCGGCCCGGGTGAAGCTCTTCGGGCAACTCGGCGCCGCCGGCCTGGCCTGGCTCCTGGGCTGCCGCATCGAGTTCCTCTCCAATCCGCAGGGGGGCCTGTGGGTGCTGCCCCTGACCGAAGGCCTGCCCCTCCTTTCCCTCGCCATCACCGTGATCTGGCTCGTGGGTATTTCCAACACCATCAACCTGATCGACGGCCTCGACGGCCTGGCGGCCGGCGTCTCGCTGATCGGGGGCCTGACGCTGGCCATCATCGCCCTGGAGACCAACCAGCCCATGAGCGCGGTGATCGCCCTGGCCGTCGTGGGCGCGACCATCGGTTTCCTGCGCTACAACTTCAATCCGGCCAAGATCTTCATGGGCGACGGCGGCAGCCTGTTCCTGGGTTTCATCCTGGCGGCCATCTCCATCCTGGGCGTGCTCAAGCTCGTGACCGCGGTCACGCTGCTGTTGCCGCTGCTGATCCTCGGCGTGCCGATCTTCGACACGGCCTTCGCGATCGTCCGGCGGCTCTGGAACCGCCGCCCCATCTTCTCCCCCGACCGGGGCCACCTGCACCATCGCCTCCTGTCGGCGGGCCTGTCCCACCGCAACGCCGTGATCATGATCTACGGGTTCAGCCTGCTGCTGGCGGGCACGGCCCTCGTGCTGCTCCACGTGCAGGGCGCGCTGCCCATGTTCATGGCGGCCGCACTGTTCCTCGCCTGGGGCATCGCCAGCGTGTTCCTGGCTCGCGCCCACGCCCCGGTCGAGGCGGCCGAACCGGCGCCGGGACCGGCGCCGGCCGCCACCGCCGAACCGCGATGA
- the rpiB gene encoding ribose 5-phosphate isomerase B, producing MRIAIGSDHAGYFLKEALEAYLEQEGYGVVDMGCDSPDPVDYPEIAGKVAHAVAKGEVDRGLLVCGSGIGMSIAANKVQGVRAARVDEPVSARLAREHNDANILCLGARLVGEDMARQCCAAFYATEFAGGRHRKRVDQIATMEKGAANV from the coding sequence ATGCGCATCGCGATAGGCAGCGACCATGCCGGCTACTTCCTGAAGGAAGCGCTCGAAGCCTACCTCGAGCAGGAGGGTTACGGCGTCGTGGACATGGGCTGCGATTCGCCCGATCCCGTGGACTATCCCGAGATCGCCGGCAAGGTGGCTCACGCGGTCGCCAAGGGCGAGGTCGATCGCGGCCTGCTGGTATGCGGATCGGGCATCGGCATGAGCATCGCCGCCAACAAGGTCCAGGGCGTTCGGGCCGCCCGGGTGGACGAGCCGGTCTCGGCCCGCCTGGCCCGCGAGCACAACGACGCCAACATCCTCTGCCTGGGGGCCAGGCTGGTCGGAGAGGACATGGCGCGGCAGTGCTGCGCCGCGTTCTACGCCACCGAGTTCGCGGGCGGCCGGCACCGCAAGCGCGTCGATCAGATCGCCACGATGGAGAAGGGCGCCGCCAATGTTTGA
- the ylqF gene encoding ribosome biogenesis GTPase YlqF encodes MDLPRIQWYPGHIAKAQRTLKERLAVVDLVIEVADARIPASSRFPEAGRLVGGKPSILVLAKPDLAEAGATAHWARTLGAVVVDCRTGQGLAAVRRQLVDLKARVDARMRTRGRLPRAARVMVVGLPNVGKSSLINRLAGRRKAPTGDKPGITRAPGWIRLGKDLELLDTPGLISPRLDDAVAAFKLALVGAVSDEAYDPQEVARTAMRWVAERYPAELASYGGGGDRDWSAEGGLEALARSRHWLSQGRPDVTRAARTFLHDLQDGEIGRMTWDVPPNGAVEIAPGPARPDR; translated from the coding sequence GTGGATCTGCCGCGCATCCAGTGGTACCCGGGGCACATCGCCAAGGCCCAGCGAACTCTCAAGGAGCGGCTCGCCGTGGTGGATCTCGTCATCGAGGTCGCCGACGCGCGGATCCCGGCTTCTTCGCGCTTCCCGGAGGCCGGGCGCCTCGTCGGCGGGAAGCCGAGCATCCTGGTACTGGCCAAGCCCGATCTGGCCGAGGCGGGCGCGACGGCCCACTGGGCCAGGACGCTGGGAGCCGTCGTGGTGGATTGCCGCACCGGCCAGGGCCTCGCCGCGGTGCGAAGGCAGCTGGTGGACCTCAAGGCGCGGGTCGACGCCAGGATGCGGACCCGCGGGCGCCTGCCGCGCGCCGCGCGCGTGATGGTGGTCGGGTTGCCCAACGTCGGCAAGTCCAGCCTGATCAATCGCCTGGCCGGACGCCGCAAGGCGCCCACTGGCGACAAGCCGGGTATCACGCGAGCGCCGGGCTGGATCCGCCTCGGCAAGGACCTGGAACTGCTCGACACTCCCGGCCTGATTTCGCCGAGGCTCGACGACGCGGTCGCCGCGTTCAAGCTCGCCCTGGTCGGCGCGGTCTCCGACGAGGCCTACGACCCGCAGGAGGTCGCCCGCACGGCCATGCGCTGGGTCGCCGAGCGGTACCCCGCGGAACTGGCTTCCTATGGCGGCGGCGGGGATCGGGACTGGTCGGCGGAGGGCGGTCTGGAGGCGCTCGCGCGGTCCCGGCACTGGCTGTCGCAAGGTCGGCCGGACGTGACCAGAGCGGCCAGGACTTTCCTGCACGATCTCCAGGATGGGGAGATCGGGCGAATGACATGGGATGTCCCGCCCAACGGCGCTGTCGAAATCGCCCCTGGCCCGGCGCGGCCGGACCGGTAG